A genomic segment from Flavobacterium sp. 9R encodes:
- a CDS encoding nucleoside deaminase: protein MIDPFTDEYFMKKALQEAEMAFDKGEIPVGAVIVVADKVIARTHNLTELLNDVTAHAEMQAITAAANFLGGKYLKDCTLYVTLEPCQMCAGALYWSQIAKIVFGASDTHRGYEKMGTQLHPKTTVVRGVLAEEAADLMKRFFAEKRK from the coding sequence ATGATAGATCCTTTCACCGACGAATATTTTATGAAAAAAGCTTTGCAAGAAGCTGAAATGGCTTTTGACAAAGGTGAAATTCCTGTGGGAGCCGTTATTGTTGTGGCCGACAAAGTCATTGCTCGCACCCATAATTTGACCGAATTACTCAACGATGTTACGGCCCACGCCGAAATGCAAGCTATAACTGCAGCTGCCAATTTCTTGGGCGGAAAATATTTAAAAGATTGTACTTTGTATGTGACTTTAGAACCTTGCCAAATGTGCGCAGGGGCTTTGTATTGGAGTCAAATTGCTAAAATTGTTTTTGGGGCTAGTGATACGCACCGTGGGTATGAAAAAATGGGTACTCAATTGCATCCCAAAACTACTGTAGTCAGAGGTGTTTTAGCAGAAGAAGCAGCCGATTTGATGAAGCGATTTTTTGCAGAGAAAAGAAAGTAA
- a CDS encoding DUF3078 domain-containing protein has protein sequence MKFLSIPLLLFFFSFSFQTFAQETTPIPEVTNDSIILLTPTAGPTFRPFVIPTSLPPIKAPTIRKTSVNTLGISNWIKKNKLGFDITQIAFVNWNAGGTSSISGLVKGNFIRVYTRENYKWQNELIFRYGLNKQDGIELRKTDDAVLINSTFGYRKDTLTNWYYSAKFNFNTQFTAGYSYPNKEVAISRAFAPAYVFIGLGAEKIDKKKNYSYYISPFTSKTTLVLDQTLADQGAFGVDAAIYDTNGVLIQKGKRSRSELGFLFSSQIKKEIFKNIHLDNRLSLYSDYINRFGNVDIDWNLQLELVVNKYVKANIGSQLIYDDDIKSKREENGVQITEGPKVQLKQVLGVGIVYEF, from the coding sequence ATGAAATTTTTATCAATACCACTTTTATTATTTTTCTTTAGTTTTTCTTTTCAAACTTTTGCACAAGAAACCACACCAATACCAGAAGTTACAAACGATTCTATTATTCTATTGACTCCAACTGCTGGGCCTACTTTCAGGCCTTTTGTAATTCCAACGTCATTGCCCCCTATAAAAGCACCAACTATTAGAAAAACTTCTGTGAATACATTAGGAATTTCAAACTGGATAAAAAAAAATAAGCTAGGTTTTGATATTACTCAAATTGCTTTTGTAAACTGGAATGCAGGGGGTACAAGCTCTATATCTGGATTAGTAAAAGGAAATTTCATAAGAGTCTACACCAGAGAAAATTATAAATGGCAAAATGAATTGATCTTTCGCTATGGTCTCAATAAACAAGATGGAATTGAATTGCGAAAAACAGATGATGCGGTTTTGATTAACTCCACTTTTGGTTATCGAAAGGATACCTTGACCAATTGGTATTACTCGGCAAAATTTAATTTTAATACTCAATTTACAGCTGGTTACTCTTATCCAAATAAAGAAGTGGCTATTTCTAGAGCTTTTGCACCTGCCTATGTATTCATAGGTTTGGGAGCTGAAAAGATTGATAAAAAAAAGAATTACTCTTATTACATCTCTCCATTTACATCAAAAACAACTTTAGTTTTAGATCAAACATTAGCAGATCAGGGAGCTTTTGGAGTTGATGCAGCCATTTATGATACGAATGGAGTACTTATACAAAAAGGGAAACGATCGAGATCAGAGCTGGGTTTTCTTTTTTCAAGCCAAATTAAAAAGGAAATTTTTAAAAACATTCATCTGGATAACAGATTGAGTTTGTACTCGGATTATATTAATAGATTTGGTAACGTTGATATAGATTGGAATCTTCAGTTAGAACTTGTAGTTAATAAATATGTCAAAGCTAATATTGGTTCACAATTAATTTATGACGATGATATTAAATCTAAAAGAGAAGAAAACGGTGTTCAAATCACTGAGGGGCCAAAAGTTCAATTAAAGCAAGTCTTGGGAGTAGGTATTGTTTATGAGTTTTAA
- a CDS encoding deoxyguanosinetriphosphate triphosphohydrolase has translation MNWEQLLSLKRQGDTGKRLRIEQDETRLGFEVDYDRIIFSSAFRSLQDKTQVIPLSKTDFVHTRLTHSLEVSVVGRSLGRLVGKKIIEKYPYLQDIHGYQMNDFGAIVAAASLAHDIGNPPFGHSGEKAIGEYFSIGKGQQYKNQLSPKQWQDLVDFEGNANGFSVLNSSRPGVEGGIRLSFATLGAFMKYPKESLPKKPTKNIADKKYGFFQTDKDFFQEVALEMGMIPNKKNPDIGFERHPLAYLVEAADDICYTIIDFEDGINLGLISEDFALEYLIKLVKDSIDSSKYKTLETKEDRISYLRALAIGSLINDAVKVFIENENHILAGNFPFALMDKSKYKAQMDDIIKISVKNIYQSREVIEKELVGYQIIQTLLDKFIVAFNNKFEGKASNYDQLILKMLPEKHHLEKENLYERLLHICHYISMLTDGNALLIYKTLTAAKN, from the coding sequence ATGAACTGGGAACAACTATTATCATTAAAACGTCAAGGCGACACAGGAAAGCGTTTGAGAATCGAACAAGATGAAACTCGTCTAGGGTTTGAAGTAGATTATGACAGAATCATTTTTTCGTCTGCTTTTAGAAGTTTACAAGACAAAACTCAGGTAATTCCATTGTCTAAAACCGATTTTGTGCACACTCGTTTAACACATAGTCTAGAGGTTTCAGTGGTAGGACGTTCTTTAGGAAGATTAGTTGGAAAAAAAATAATTGAAAAATATCCCTACTTACAAGATATTCACGGCTATCAGATGAATGATTTTGGAGCCATTGTTGCTGCGGCTTCTCTCGCTCACGACATTGGAAATCCCCCATTTGGACATTCTGGCGAAAAAGCTATTGGGGAGTATTTTTCAATTGGAAAAGGGCAACAATATAAAAATCAATTGAGTCCTAAGCAGTGGCAAGATTTGGTAGATTTTGAAGGTAATGCTAATGGCTTTTCGGTATTGAATAGTTCTCGTCCAGGAGTCGAAGGTGGAATTCGTTTATCGTTTGCTACTTTAGGTGCTTTTATGAAATATCCAAAAGAGAGTTTGCCAAAAAAGCCTACCAAAAATATTGCTGATAAAAAATATGGTTTCTTTCAAACCGATAAAGATTTTTTTCAAGAAGTAGCTTTAGAAATGGGAATGATTCCCAACAAAAAAAATCCAGATATTGGCTTCGAAAGACATCCATTGGCGTATTTGGTCGAAGCTGCTGATGATATCTGTTATACAATTATTGATTTTGAAGACGGAATCAATTTGGGATTAATTTCGGAAGATTTTGCACTAGAATATTTAATTAAGTTGGTAAAAGATAGTATTGATTCTTCTAAATACAAAACATTAGAAACTAAAGAAGACAGAATTAGCTATTTGCGCGCCTTGGCAATAGGAAGTTTAATAAATGATGCTGTAAAAGTCTTTATCGAGAACGAGAACCACATTCTTGCTGGTAATTTTCCATTCGCTTTAATGGATAAAAGCAAATACAAAGCACAAATGGATGATATCATCAAAATTAGTGTCAAGAATATTTATCAGAGTAGAGAAGTGATTGAAAAAGAATTGGTGGGCTATCAAATTATCCAAACCCTTTTGGATAAATTTATTGTTGCTTTCAATAACAAATTTGAAGGTAAGGCTTCCAATTACGACCAACTTATTTTAAAAATGCTTCCAGAAAAGCACCATCTCGAAAAAGAAAATTTATACGAACGCTTATTACACATCTGCCATTATATTTCGATGTTGACAGATGGGAATGCCTTACTGATTTATAAAACACTTACGGCTGCAAAAAATTAA
- a CDS encoding 1-deoxy-D-xylulose-5-phosphate synthase → MKTNLLEHINNPKDLRLLNEAQLPLLAQELRDFIINIVAVKEGHLGASLGVVELTIALHYVFDTPNDLLIWDVGHQAYGHKILTERKNSFHTNRQLNGLSGFPKRSESIYDAFGVGHSSTSISAALGMAIASNLKGDFEKQHIAVIGDASIASGMAFEGLNHAGVTDANLLVILNDNAIGIDPSVGALKEYLTAVKEGKNHRQNNMIKSLNFDYSGPIDGHDLPAVIKELKRLKNVKGPKFLHVITTKGKGLQQAEENQVQYHAPGKFNAETGDLLPKSEANLPPKYQDVFGLTLLDLARKNEKIIGITPAMPSGSSLKFMMDELPKRAFDVGIAEQHAVTLAAGMATQGMIVYCNIYSTFLQRAYDQLIHDVALQKLPVVFCLDRAGLVGEDGATHHGVFDLAYLRCIPNLMIYAPLNEIELQNILYTVQLGIDQPIAIRYPRGRGEFVDWKSPYKKILIGKANCQNKGTKIAVLSTGTIGNNVTKAIEDLDNKTFFAHYHFGFVKPLDEILLHTIFEQFETIITIEDGVVTGGFGSAILEFSAFHNYQKIIKTLGIPDTFIEQATINELQYACKIDVKSLKQFFSTFKIS, encoded by the coding sequence ATGAAAACCAACTTACTCGAACATATCAACAATCCAAAGGATTTACGCTTACTAAATGAAGCGCAACTTCCTCTTTTGGCTCAAGAATTACGCGATTTTATAATCAATATTGTGGCAGTAAAAGAGGGGCATCTTGGCGCCAGTCTTGGCGTGGTTGAATTGACCATTGCTTTGCATTATGTATTTGATACACCAAATGATTTATTAATTTGGGATGTAGGTCATCAAGCCTATGGGCATAAAATTTTAACGGAAAGGAAAAATAGTTTTCATACCAACAGACAGCTCAATGGTCTTTCTGGATTTCCAAAAAGAAGCGAGAGTATTTATGATGCCTTTGGTGTTGGCCACTCATCGACCTCAATTTCCGCAGCATTAGGAATGGCGATTGCTTCCAACTTAAAAGGAGATTTCGAAAAACAACATATTGCCGTAATTGGCGATGCTTCAATCGCTTCAGGAATGGCCTTTGAAGGACTCAATCATGCAGGTGTGACTGATGCGAATTTGTTGGTCATTTTAAACGACAATGCCATAGGAATCGATCCCAGTGTTGGAGCCTTAAAAGAGTATCTTACAGCTGTAAAAGAAGGGAAAAACCATCGACAAAATAATATGATTAAATCCCTGAATTTCGACTATTCAGGTCCAATTGATGGTCATGATCTTCCTGCTGTTATCAAAGAATTAAAACGCTTAAAAAACGTAAAAGGACCTAAATTCCTTCATGTTATTACCACCAAAGGTAAAGGACTACAACAAGCTGAAGAAAATCAGGTTCAATACCATGCGCCTGGCAAGTTTAATGCAGAGACAGGAGATTTACTTCCCAAATCAGAAGCTAACTTGCCTCCAAAATATCAAGATGTTTTTGGTTTAACACTTTTAGATTTAGCTCGAAAGAATGAAAAAATCATCGGAATAACACCAGCGATGCCTTCTGGTAGTTCTCTAAAATTTATGATGGATGAACTTCCAAAACGCGCATTTGATGTAGGTATTGCTGAACAACATGCAGTCACATTAGCAGCAGGAATGGCGACTCAAGGGATGATAGTTTATTGTAATATCTATTCTACTTTTTTGCAAAGGGCTTACGATCAGCTTATTCATGATGTAGCTCTCCAAAAATTGCCTGTTGTTTTTTGTTTGGATAGAGCGGGATTGGTTGGCGAAGATGGCGCTACACATCATGGTGTTTTTGATTTAGCCTATTTGAGATGCATTCCGAATTTGATGATTTATGCCCCGTTGAACGAAATAGAACTGCAAAACATCTTATATACTGTACAATTAGGTATCGACCAACCCATAGCCATTCGCTATCCAAGAGGCAGAGGTGAATTTGTAGATTGGAAGTCGCCTTACAAAAAAATCCTTATCGGAAAAGCAAATTGTCAAAATAAAGGCACAAAAATTGCTGTGCTTTCAACTGGGACTATTGGAAATAATGTAACAAAAGCAATTGAAGATTTAGACAATAAGACGTTTTTTGCTCATTATCATTTTGGCTTTGTAAAACCATTAGACGAAATACTTTTGCATACTATTTTTGAACAATTTGAAACGATAATTACGATAGAAGATGGAGTGGTAACTGGAGGTTTTGGTTCAGCCATACTTGAGTTTTCTGCTTTTCATAACTATCAGAAAATAATTAAAACACTAGGAATCCCGGATACTTTTATTGAACAAGCCACTATAAACGAATTACAATACGCATGCAAAATTGACGTTAAAAGCTTGAAGCAGTTTTTTTCAACCTTCAAAATCAGTTAA
- a CDS encoding type II toxin-antitoxin system RelE/ParE family toxin, with translation MRDIQFTKEALFDIEAAVLWYEEQRTGLSYDFELCLEAGIDAILRNPEAFQKKYKDIKIRFISRFPYGIHYTYKDNKIIVIAVFHTSRSPKNWSKRLGL, from the coding sequence ATGCGTGATATTCAATTTACAAAAGAAGCATTATTTGATATTGAGGCCGCTGTTTTATGGTATGAAGAACAGAGAACGGGTCTTTCTTATGATTTTGAATTGTGTCTTGAAGCAGGAATTGATGCAATTTTGAGAAACCCAGAAGCTTTCCAAAAGAAATATAAAGATATTAAAATCCGATTTATTTCAAGATTCCCTTATGGAATTCATTATACATACAAAGATAATAAGATTATAGTTATTGCTGTTTTTCACACCTCTCGCTCTCCAAAAAACTGGTCAAAAAGACTTGGTTTATAA
- a CDS encoding ribonuclease E/G gives MNKELIIRSSSEAVDFALLKDGKLIELHKEQETSNFQVGDIFIAKIRKPVAGLNAAFVNVGYEKDAFLHYHDLGPNLASQLKFIKLVSAGKIKDFSLKNFQFEKEIDKDGTITDVLNANQSVLVQVVKEPISTKGPRISAELSLAGRFIVLVPFSDRVSISQKIEDKKEKDRLKKLVQSIKPKGFGVIVRTVAEGKNTAELEKDLHNLLSRWNAMCKKLPTAHHPSKVLGELNRASSILRDVFNDTFSGIQIDDEELYQQTKDYLQEIAPSKQSIVKFYQSKDTPIFEKYNIERQIKTSFGKTVSMSKGAYLIIEHTEALHVIDVNSGNRSNKATNQEDTAMEVNMIAAAEIARQLRLRDMGGIIVVDFIDMANPDNRKVLFDFLREEMSDDKAKHKILPPSKFGLVQITRQRVRPEVNIKTREEDPNNENGEIEAPIQIIDKIALDLERHLKNHKKVVLNVHPFVAAYLSKGFPSLRSRWFFEHKKWVKIIPRDAYTYLEYHFYDKKGNVITD, from the coding sequence GTGAATAAAGAACTAATTATTCGTTCTAGTTCAGAAGCCGTAGATTTTGCCTTATTAAAAGATGGAAAACTAATTGAATTACACAAAGAACAAGAAACTAGCAACTTTCAAGTAGGTGATATTTTTATTGCCAAAATAAGAAAACCAGTTGCAGGCTTAAATGCTGCTTTTGTAAATGTAGGCTATGAAAAAGATGCCTTTTTGCATTATCATGACTTAGGTCCTAATCTTGCTTCTCAATTGAAATTCATAAAACTTGTAAGCGCAGGTAAAATAAAAGATTTCTCCCTAAAAAACTTTCAGTTTGAAAAAGAGATTGATAAAGACGGCACCATTACTGATGTTTTGAATGCCAATCAATCCGTATTAGTACAAGTAGTAAAAGAGCCTATATCTACCAAAGGACCAAGAATTAGTGCAGAACTATCCTTGGCTGGACGTTTTATAGTGCTTGTTCCTTTTTCTGATCGCGTTTCTATTTCTCAAAAAATAGAAGACAAAAAAGAAAAAGATCGATTAAAAAAACTTGTACAATCCATCAAACCAAAAGGCTTTGGCGTTATTGTTCGTACAGTAGCCGAAGGCAAAAATACAGCCGAATTAGAAAAAGATTTGCATAACCTGCTTAGCAGATGGAATGCAATGTGTAAGAAATTACCAACTGCTCATCATCCGTCAAAAGTATTAGGTGAGCTCAATAGAGCCTCTTCAATTCTTCGAGACGTGTTTAATGATACCTTTAGTGGTATTCAAATAGATGATGAAGAGTTGTACCAACAAACAAAGGATTACTTGCAAGAAATTGCACCATCCAAACAATCAATCGTAAAGTTTTATCAATCGAAAGACACACCAATCTTCGAGAAATATAACATAGAGAGACAAATCAAAACATCTTTCGGGAAAACGGTTTCCATGAGTAAAGGTGCCTATTTGATAATAGAACATACTGAAGCACTTCACGTTATAGACGTAAATAGCGGTAATCGTTCGAATAAGGCTACCAATCAAGAAGACACCGCAATGGAAGTAAATATGATAGCCGCTGCCGAAATCGCAAGACAATTGCGTTTGAGAGATATGGGCGGAATCATAGTTGTTGATTTTATTGATATGGCTAATCCCGATAATCGTAAAGTCTTATTCGACTTCTTAAGAGAAGAGATGAGCGATGATAAAGCTAAACACAAGATCTTGCCTCCTAGTAAATTTGGATTAGTTCAAATTACTAGACAAAGAGTAAGACCAGAAGTCAATATCAAAACTAGAGAAGAAGATCCAAACAATGAAAATGGCGAAATTGAAGCGCCAATTCAAATCATTGATAAAATCGCTCTCGACCTTGAAAGACATCTAAAAAACCACAAAAAAGTAGTACTCAATGTACATCCCTTTGTGGCTGCATACCTCAGTAAAGGTTTTCCATCATTGCGTTCAAGATGGTTTTTTGAACACAAAAAGTGGGTGAAAATTATACCACGTGACGCTTACACGTACCTAGAATACCATTTCTATGACAAAAAAGGAAATGTTATTACAGACTAA
- a CDS encoding ribonucleoside-diphosphate reductase subunit alpha: MYVVKRDGHKEPVMFDKITDRIKKLCYGLNDLVDAVKVAMRVIEGLYDGVSTSELDNLAAETAASMTIAHPDYAQLAARIAISNLHKNTNKSFSETMNEMYHYVNPRNGQEAPLLSDEVHKVIMENAEFLNSHIIYNRDFNYDYFGFKTLERSYLLKINGKIVERPQHMLMRVAVGIHLNDLEAVIETYDLMSKKFFTHATPTLFNAGTPKPQMSSCFLLAMQDDSIDGIYDTLKQTAKISQSAGGIGLSIHNVRATGSYIRGTNGTSNGIVPMLRVFNDTARYVDQGGGKRKGSFAIYIETWHADIFEFLDLKKNTGKEEMRARDLFFAMWTSDLFMKRVQEDGNWTLMCPNECPGLYDVYGEEFETMYTDYENRGKGRKTIKARELWEKILESQIETGTPYMLYKDAANRKSNQKNLGTIRSSNLCTEIMEYTSKDEIAVCNLASISLPMFVENGKFNHELMFKVTKRVTRNLNKVIDRNYYPVKEAQNSNMRHRPVGLGVQGLADAFILLRMPFTSDEAKKLNQEIFETLYFAAVTASMEMAKEEGPYSTFEGSPISQGEFQHNLWGLKDEELSGRWDWASLRKEVMQHGVRNSLLVAPMPTASTSQILGNNEAFEPYTSNIYTRRVLSGEFIVVNKHLLHDLVERGLWNETLKQEIMRNNGSVQNIDTIPQDLKELYKTVWEMSMKDIIDMSRQRGYFIDQSQSLNLFMQDANYSKLTSMHFYAWQSGLKTGMYYLRTKAAVDAIKFTLNNDKKEETIPESKPKARPLEAVEIETVEMTPEEYRAMIELAKNAGPDDCEMCGS, encoded by the coding sequence ATGTACGTAGTAAAAAGAGATGGCCATAAAGAGCCGGTAATGTTCGACAAAATCACAGATAGAATTAAAAAACTGTGCTATGGTTTGAATGATTTAGTAGATGCTGTAAAAGTGGCTATGAGAGTAATCGAAGGCCTTTATGATGGTGTATCTACTTCTGAATTAGACAACTTAGCAGCCGAAACAGCTGCATCTATGACTATTGCGCATCCTGATTATGCTCAACTAGCTGCTCGTATTGCTATTTCTAATTTACATAAAAACACTAATAAATCGTTCTCTGAAACGATGAATGAAATGTATCACTATGTGAATCCTAGAAACGGACAAGAAGCTCCACTACTTTCTGATGAAGTTCATAAAGTAATTATGGAAAATGCCGAATTCCTAAATTCACATATCATTTATAACCGTGATTTTAACTATGACTATTTTGGTTTTAAAACATTAGAGCGTTCGTATCTTTTAAAAATAAATGGTAAAATCGTAGAGCGTCCACAACATATGTTGATGCGTGTTGCCGTAGGTATTCACCTTAATGACCTTGAGGCAGTAATTGAAACTTACGACTTGATGTCTAAAAAATTCTTTACGCACGCTACACCAACTTTATTTAATGCTGGAACACCAAAACCTCAAATGTCTTCTTGTTTCCTTTTGGCAATGCAGGACGATAGTATTGACGGAATTTATGACACATTAAAACAAACGGCTAAAATTTCGCAATCTGCTGGAGGAATTGGACTTTCTATTCATAATGTAAGAGCTACTGGTTCTTATATCAGAGGCACCAACGGAACATCAAACGGAATTGTTCCTATGTTGCGTGTATTCAACGATACTGCTCGTTATGTAGACCAAGGTGGAGGAAAACGTAAAGGTAGTTTTGCAATTTATATCGAAACTTGGCATGCTGACATCTTTGAATTTTTGGATTTAAAGAAAAACACAGGAAAAGAAGAAATGCGTGCTAGAGATTTATTCTTTGCAATGTGGACTTCAGATTTATTCATGAAACGCGTGCAAGAAGATGGGAATTGGACTTTAATGTGCCCAAATGAGTGTCCAGGTTTGTATGATGTATACGGAGAAGAGTTCGAAACGATGTATACTGATTATGAAAATCGTGGTAAAGGAAGAAAAACGATAAAAGCTCGCGAATTATGGGAGAAAATTCTTGAATCTCAAATTGAGACAGGAACACCGTATATGCTCTATAAAGATGCTGCAAATCGCAAATCGAATCAAAAAAATCTTGGTACGATTCGTTCCTCTAACTTGTGCACCGAAATTATGGAGTACACTTCAAAAGATGAAATTGCGGTATGTAACCTTGCTTCTATTTCATTACCAATGTTTGTTGAAAACGGAAAATTCAATCATGAATTAATGTTCAAAGTAACCAAACGTGTAACCAGAAATTTAAATAAAGTAATCGACAGAAATTACTATCCTGTAAAAGAAGCTCAAAATTCAAATATGCGCCACCGTCCAGTTGGATTGGGAGTACAAGGATTAGCAGATGCTTTTATCTTACTTAGAATGCCTTTTACAAGCGATGAAGCAAAGAAATTGAATCAAGAAATTTTCGAAACACTCTACTTTGCAGCTGTTACCGCTTCTATGGAAATGGCTAAAGAGGAAGGTCCATATTCGACCTTTGAAGGTTCTCCAATTTCTCAAGGAGAGTTCCAACACAATCTTTGGGGATTGAAAGACGAAGAATTATCTGGAAGATGGGATTGGGCGTCTTTAAGAAAAGAAGTTATGCAACATGGTGTTAGAAATTCACTATTGGTTGCGCCTATGCCAACAGCATCCACTTCACAAATTCTAGGAAATAACGAAGCATTTGAACCATACACCTCTAATATTTACACAAGACGTGTACTTTCTGGAGAGTTCATCGTTGTTAACAAACATTTACTACATGACCTTGTAGAACGTGGTTTATGGAATGAAACGTTGAAACAAGAAATCATGAGAAATAATGGTTCTGTTCAAAACATCGATACCATTCCTCAAGATTTAAAAGAATTGTACAAAACAGTTTGGGAAATGTCTATGAAAGACATTATTGATATGTCCCGTCAAAGAGGTTATTTTATTGACCAATCACAGTCACTGAACTTGTTCATGCAAGATGCTAATTATTCAAAATTAACTTCTATGCATTTCTATGCTTGGCAATCAGGACTAAAAACAGGAATGTACTATTTGAGAACCAAAGCAGCAGTAGATGCTATTAAGTTCACGTTGAATAATGACAAAAAAGAAGAGACAATTCCAGAAAGTAAACCTAAAGCAAGACCCCTTGAAGCGGTTGAAATCGAAACAGTAGAAATGACTCCTGAAGAATACAGAGCCATGATTGAATTGGCCAAAAACGCAGGACCAGATGACTGCGAAATGTGTGGGTCTTAA
- a CDS encoding AAA family ATPase — MSLLYFTDRSNVLLEDVVFNEAVSQQINQFLKEYQFRKVLEKYDLPVANKMLLYGKTGCGKTMTAKAIAKKLDKKLIIVNLSRIVSSKLGETSKNIEGLFKEVQYESAVLFFDEFDSLGQIRDYDNKDNTEMKRVVNSIIQLIDSFPSRSVFIAATNQIQMIDEALVRRFELQLEFTAPNAAVLDTYYNTLLQKYPLQFQKMERLYDITFAEAKNHLLQSVKNNVIQDAIANHPQDLSE; from the coding sequence TTGAGTTTATTATATTTCACGGACCGAAGTAATGTCCTCCTTGAAGATGTTGTCTTTAATGAAGCCGTTTCACAACAAATTAATCAATTTTTGAAAGAGTATCAATTTCGAAAAGTACTCGAAAAATATGATTTACCAGTAGCCAATAAAATGTTGCTTTATGGCAAAACAGGTTGTGGAAAAACGATGACTGCCAAAGCCATTGCTAAAAAATTAGATAAAAAACTCATTATTGTCAACCTTTCTAGAATTGTTTCGTCTAAACTAGGAGAAACCTCTAAAAATATAGAAGGTTTATTTAAAGAAGTACAGTACGAAAGTGCCGTATTGTTTTTTGACGAGTTCGATTCTTTAGGGCAAATTAGGGATTATGACAACAAAGACAATACAGAGATGAAACGCGTGGTCAATTCCATTATTCAGTTGATTGATAGTTTTCCGAGTCGCTCTGTTTTTATCGCTGCAACCAATCAAATCCAAATGATAGATGAGGCCTTAGTGCGTCGCTTCGAATTGCAACTCGAGTTTACTGCACCCAACGCTGCCGTTTTAGATACTTATTATAACACCTTACTTCAAAAGTATCCACTTCAATTCCAAAAAATGGAACGCTTGTACGACATTACTTTTGCTGAAGCTAAAAACCATTTGCTCCAATCAGTGAAAAACAATGTGATTCAAGACGCTATTGCGAATCATCCTCAGGATTTATCCGAATAG
- a CDS encoding addiction module protein, whose protein sequence is MEIKDFSKYSNAEKIVFAEQLWDSIAKNELEISDEIQKELDIRLRNLEDGKSELYSWEAVKAHLKTIR, encoded by the coding sequence ATGGAGATTAAGGATTTTTCAAAATATAGTAATGCTGAAAAAATTGTTTTCGCAGAACAATTATGGGATAGTATTGCTAAAAACGAATTAGAAATCTCTGATGAAATACAAAAAGAGTTGGATATACGACTTCGAAATTTAGAAGATGGCAAATCTGAATTGTATTCATGGGAGGCCGTAAAAGCGCATTTGAAAACGATTAGATAA